Below is a genomic region from Nitrosopumilus sp. b3.
GTATATCAAGAATGCTACAAAATAGTATGTAAAATTTGAACAGAATATTTGCTATATAGTAAAATGATTTTTGAAAAATTATGGACATTGAGGAAGTAGATGAGTTCATCTACGAATTCCATGAAAGAATTCTTGGCATTACGCCTCCAAAAAAGTCAGATTAATCCAGAATACTTTGGACTCTACTTACTATGGTGTCATGATCTGATGAAATCTCAGTTGATAAGAGTACGAGGTCTTTGCCATGATAAACGGTAATCCACTTTACATTACCCCTTGATTCAACTGACCAGTTTGTCTTGCCAAGCTTGCCATCAAAAACTTTGTTCATCTTTGCTTTCAGTAGCGCCTCTCTGTGGACCAGCTTTGTCTCTGGAACTGTCAACTGGGGAATGATTCCTTTCTTTCTGTCATATGCTTTTAGTCTGCCACACTTGCAGAGAATCCCAACAAACCTGATGGAATCATCAATGCTTAGAAATTCACTGCATAGTCTGTTTTCTAGTCTTTGTACTTGCACTGTTTTGATTTATTTTGAAAAATTAGAGGCTGTGAAAAAATTTTTCTTGACTAAATGGTGTGCTATTCTTTTGGTTTTTATGCTGAAGATGCATACTGGATACATGGTACTGGTATGGATTGCAATTGCAGTTGGGATCTTGCTTGTAGCCATTTTGATAGTAAAAGCAACAAAGACCAATCCGCGCGAGATTGCCGGCATGGATATGCGATGCAAAAAGTGCGGAACTGAGACTGGTGGCATGATGTGCCCCAAATGCAACAAGACCTTTGGGGTATAGTAGAACTGATAAGTTCTACGTGAGCGTTATATGCAATTTTTCAATGAATGGAATAATGAAATCAAAACTAGCAATGACATCACTGATTGCAATGGCAGCACTCATCGCAGTTGGGCTGCCTTCTGCAATGGCAGACTCTGACCAATTCAAGAAAAGACACATAGAGGTTGCTGACTTTGTTGGGGGAATCCAAATTACAGAGGATACCAAACGAGCAGAACTTCGAGAGCAAGTAACAGTTACTCTTAGTGAAGCATCTGCACTATTTCTTGATTCTAATAGAGCAAGAATCGGTGTGGTGGTAAATGAAAATGATGATAAATTCCTGGCATGGATAGTAGTTGAGCGAGACTATAACCGTGATACACTAACTGGAGTGAAGTACTTTCATGTAGTTGATGCATCAGACATTGCCAACACTGCAACAGTAACAGTAGAGATTGACAACACTGATAGAATTCAGAGAGTCTTGGATAGACTAGACCAGAAAATTGACAGAATTACTGAGCGATTAGCTGAGAATCCTAATGAGAAAAAAACCGAATTCCTTGATGTCTTGATGCAGCTTCGAGATGCAACAAGTAACGGGGAATATTCCTTGGCAAAAGATCTTAGAGTCGAGCTAAAATCACTACGAGGATAGTAAACCTCTTTTTTTCTTTTTATTGCTGTGCTGTTGAATGGTATTGTGGCAAAATCAAAGAAAAAAGACAACAGAATGCAGAAAGGGCAAAAGGCAGCTGAGGCAAAACAGCGGGTTGCAAAATACAAGCGAGAGCAGCAAAACAAGAAAAAGAAACGCTAGTCTCAATTTTATACTGTAATGTTTTACTGATTTTATGGGATTCAAGGACTGGTTTGTAGATGACAAGGGCGGCAATTACTCTGTAAAGGTTCAGTGTTCTGGATGTCAGAGAATTACCGTAGTCAAGATTCCATCTGGCAAGTCATTTGAGAAATGGAGCGAGAAATCAAAGTGCGGCCAGTGCGATGGTTCCTGGTTCAAGCTAGACTAGATCTCTGTTCTTGCATTGCTCTAATAGTTTATCAAAATCTGTATACTGGACTGCATCAATGCCTGATTTTTTTGCAGACTCTACGTTTGATTTTAGATCATCAATGAAGAAGAGTTCTTCCTTTTGGAATGGAATGTTTTCAATTACGTGCTCGTAGATTTGCGGTTCAGGTTTTAGGTGGCCAATCTTGTATGATAGGAACTTGTGCTTGAAATGATTTAGTGATGATAGATCTTCTACCACTGAATATGTTACGTGTTCTGTGTTTGATAAGGTGCCTACAGTGATTCCGTTTTTTTCTAAATTTTTTGATAGTTCAAACATTTTATCATTAAATGACATGTGCTTTCGAAACACTTTGTCTAGCAGTGATTCTTGTGTGTCTCTGAGTTCTTCTGATTTTAATTGCTCTCCAATTCTTTGCCAAAACTCTTTTTCAGCTATCACTCCAGTTGAGATGTCTTTGAGGTTTGCGTTGAATTGTTGATTTAGTTCTTCTTGTTTTAGATTAAACTGCTGGCTAATCTCTTCAATGAACCATCTGTTGTGCCAGTTTATAATCACTCCTCCGAGATCAAAGAGAACACATGATATTGTCATGAATTAATTTTGAATTTTTGAATATAATTTGTTTCTGTATTGGGGAAATTAAATGGGATTAAATGGTACAAAATAATTTTTTTAAAAAACTATTCAATCAAAATTGCAGGCTTGAAAGGCCTTGCATGTCTAGCTTTACCTTTAGGATCATAAATGTCACTATCTGATTCTGAATATACCAAAATCTCTACACCAAATTCCTTTTTACCGATACTAGATAACTCTGATTTTAAAAATTCCTTTTCATCAAATGAATCAGACTCTAGCTTCATCTGTTTAATTTCCTCAGACTCTGAATGTAAATCCTTGATTACCTTTTGAATAAAATCAGGCATCTTTTTGGCAGCAGTTGTTTCTGGATCTGCAATAAGTTCTTTCATAACCACTCCCATGTTGTTCTGGCCCCCAACCATAATTCCCAAAACCTTGCGATACACTTTGGACTTCATCTCATCTGAGTTTACATAGATTACAATTTTTTTCGGAGTAATTTTTGTAACTTTGAGAATGTTTGCAATATCATCAATCGTTGATTTCAGTAACTCTTCTGATTGAATTGCAGTAGCATCAACTAATCCTTTTGAGAATTCAGGCCATGCTGACTTTGATACAAGTTCATTATTTCCTAAAGCTACCCACATCTCTTCAGCTACATGTGGTGCAAATGGAGACAACATTGCAACTCTGTCTGAATTTATTTTGTACAGTATTGCTGAATTGTTCTCCCTGCCTTTAGCTTGCACTCTTTTGTTGTACCAGCTCAAGTCTGACTCAAATGAGAACAAGATATCATGCAGTGCCTCTCTTAATCTCATTTTTTCTACAGCATCAGTTACTTGTCCAATCAAATTCTGGGTTTTTGATAAAATCCACCTATCCTCAGGCTCCAAATTACCAATTTCGCCTTGCTTTACCTTACTGCAATCATCCAATAGTGACTGCAATTTTCCCTGAATTCCTGAAACTGACTCCATGTTAAAGTCAGCATCTTGGAGTAGCTCAGCTGATGAAATAATTGCCAGTCTAATCGGATCTGCACCATGCTCTCTTATTGCAGTACGCAGTGGAATGATATTTCCCATACTCTTTGACATTTTAGCGCCATCCATCATGACACTGCCATTAACTACAATTTCTTGCGGCCAATATTTTTTCTCAAATATTGCAACATGATTTAGTACAAAAAATGTCAAGTGATTCTGAACCAAATCACGACCTGAATGACGTGAGTCCACTGGATAAAAGTATGTAAACTCTTTTTTCATTGCACTGACTAGGTTTTCTGAAAGCTGCGATGATTTAGCAGCAGAGTCCAAATCTCCAATGTCAAGTAAAATAAAATCAAAGAGTTCCCTTGTTAGATTCTCGGGATTTACCTTACCCTCATTTACAAATCGTGAAATGGTATAGTATGCCATGTAGATTACACTGTCTGACAATGACTCTACAATCCAGTCCTTGTCCCATGGTAGTTTAGTTCCAAGTCCTTGTTGTCTTGCACATGCTCGCTCATGCAACCAACTAACCACATCATGAAACTCTGTCTTTATTTTGTTAGGTAGAATGTTCATCTCATCAAAACATTTTCTTGCCAATGCTTTCCAATCCTCATCTCCGTAATTGAGAAACCACTGATTTGATAGAATCTTTACAACACATTCAGCTCCACAACGACAACGAACAGGACCATTCTCTAGTACTGGAAATTTTTCTAGGTGTTCATTACTTTCCAGCCATTCCCTTACCTTGTCTCGTCCAAACTCTACCTTAATTCCTTGAAATTCTCCGCATCTCTCATTGAGTTTCCCTGTGGTAAACTCTTTGTTGTATAGCTCGTTTGTTGCCTCGTCTAGCTTTTGGTCTATCTGGTTTGCAACTCCCATCTTTTCGCAAATCTCTTTTGCAGGAATTACTCCGTATCCTTCTGTAGTAATTATTGGAATAGGGTCAATTTTTGAGGCTAATTTGTGCTTTTTGGCCTTGAGATCCGTCAATGCCTGGTAGTCTTTTGGAGCATGAGCTGGCACTGACATTACTAGTCCTGTTCCCATCCCCGACTCTACAAAGTCAGCTGGCAATATTGGAATTTCATTTCCATTGTGCGATGTGACAAATCTGTCAATTAGCTGACTTCCTGGAATATCACCATCAACTGAAACCTCTTTTTCGAAAAACTTTAGCTTGTGTGCACATTCTTCAGAGACTATCCACTTTTCTCCATCAACTGTAACTTTTTTGTAAGTAACATTTGGATTGACCCAGAAATTTGTTATTCCAAAAATTGTTTCAGGACGTAGAGTTGTAATTGGAAATACCAAGTCACCGAACTGGAACTTTACTAGATAGTTTTTGTCATCAATCTTTGGTTCCACATCGCCCATTGTATCATGTTGTGATACTGGATTGTTGTCTTTTGGACACCATCCAACTGGATGACTGCCCTGAATTATTTTGCCATTCTCTTTGAGTGTAGTGATTTGCCACTCGATAAATTTTTGATAACCTGGAACTATAGTAGTAAACTCTCGTCTCCAATCAATGGAATAGCCCATCTCTATCATGCCAGACTTTATCTCTTCATGAAAATAGTCTGCAATCTTTATTGGTTCAACAAATGTTTTAATGTCTTCTTCTGGAACATGGTAAATGTTTCTCAACCCATCAAGAATCTCTTTCTCACCTGATTCAATTCTCTTTGCCATGCCGAGTACTGGTGTTCCAGTGTAATGGAAACCCATTGGGAACAGTACATTGTATCCTTTCATTCGATAAAACCTAGCATGAACGTCAGCTAGTGTGTATGTTCTTCCGTGTCCTATGTGTTGAGGTGAGTTTGGATACGGGTATGCAACTGTGATGAATTTTTTTGGTTTGTCGTTTGGCTCTGTCTCAAAGTCTTTGTTTTCAATCCACTTGTTTCTCCATTTACTTTCAATTTCATTCCAGTTAATTTCCATGTTTTCATTCATCCTAAAATCATTGATTTTGCTTTGGCTATTGCCTGCTCCATTTTAGATGTGTCTTTTCCTCCGCCTTGGGCAAATTTGGCATCCCCACCGCCAGAACCTCCTAGAATGGCAGCAATCTCCTTTGCAATCACGCCTGCATTGACGCCTGATTGCTCACCTGCATACACCATAATTCTAACAGTTGGGCCTGCCTCGAATATGCCGCAAAATGCAGATGTGTTGTCTTTTGCCACTAGCTTTTTGCCAAAGTTGAGATGAAAATATTCGTCATAATTCTCACTAGATGTAAAGCACAATTTGTTTTTGATACTGATGCCATCCATATCTCCTGATTCTCCAGCTAGAATCTTTTCTAACAAAATAGGAATCTGCTCTCTTGCCTTTTGCTTGTTTTCTTCTCTTCTCTTCTCTAATTCTGCTTTGTCTTTTGCTTCTTGCTCTTTTTGTTTTAGAACAATCTCTTGATTCTTTACATATTCAAATGCGTTAGGACCTGAGACAAACTCTAGTCTTACCACACCGTCTTGAATTCTTTTGGTCTTTGTAATTTTGATTAGTTCAATGTCGCCAGTTTTCTTTACATGTGTTCCACCACAAGCTTCAACATCTTTGTCTTCAATTGATACAATTCTAACTGACTTTACTGGAACTACGCCGCCCTGGTAAATTCTAAATCCATATGTCTGCTCTGCAGTTCCTCTATCAAAATAATCAATATTTACTGTAAGGTTTTCTTTTACCATCTTGTTTGCAGCATTTTCGATTTGCTTTACTTGTTCATCAGTTAATGATGAATGGTGAGTTATATCCAGTCTGGCATGATCATCGTCTTTGAATGCAGAGTGCTGCCAAATCCATGAACCCAAAACTCCACGTGATGATGCATTGATTATGTGAGTACTTGTGTGGTTCTTTGTAATGTTTGCACGTCTTGTTTGGTCTACTATACACTTTACAGTCTCTCCTTCTTTTGGTACTCCGCCTTGTAACTTGTGAACAATAACGTGTGCATGTTTGTCTACATTAGTAACTTTGAATCCTGCAATGGTTCCATGGTCTGGCTCTTGTCCTCCACCTCTTGCATAAAATGAAGTTCTATCTAGTACCACATGATCATCGAACACTTTGATTACCTTTGCATCAAACTCCATTGGGTCGTCTTTGTAAAACAGGGTTTCAGTTTCTGGCAAATCATCAAGTGGCAGTTCTGCAATTGCCTTTTTCTTTTCAGACTGGTGCAAATCTGAGAGCTTGGAGTAAAATGAAGATGGAATCTCGTCAATTGCATTGACTTCCTTGAGATATTCAGGCGTGATTCCGTCTGATTCGTACAAAGTTATCAGCTCATCAACTGATGGCACACCTTTCTCTCGAATCTTTTCTGCCTTTTTCTTCATATGGACTTTGGAATCCTCGTATCGTCCAGCTTCAATCTTTAGAATTTTCTTGACATCTTCTCTTTTCTCATCAAGTTCTGGATACGTGTCCTTGAGATAGTCAATATGAGTATCAATCAAGTCATCAATGTCAAGTTTTAGATTTAATTTGCTAATTGTTGCATTGATTCTTCTCAGCATCATTCTGAGATTGTATCCGCCGCCGACATTGCTTGGCAGTGCACCATCAGTAATTGCAAATATCAAAGTTCTAAGATGGTCTGCAATAAGATAAATTCCTTCAAGCGGTGTAATCATTTTGTTTAGCTGGTCGTCTGTAAGTCCTGCTTTCTTTATTGCATGTCTTCTTACATCATTTAGATCCTCAAAGTCATCAAGTGCCTTTGCAATCTCTGTAAAGTATTTTCTTAGAATTTCAGAATCCGAATCAATTCCAATTCTATTGAATAATTTCTGATTAATTGGACCAAAGCAGCAGTCATATGCAGTAGGTGTTCCCATGGTAATCCACGCAAATCTCTCAAGGCCTGCACCCATGTCAATTACTCTCTGGTCAAGTGTTGTATGCTGTCCTAACTCTCCTTGAAATTCAGTAAAGACTGCATTGCCAAGCTCCAATCCATTTACAAAATATTCTAGTGACGGACCAAAAGAGCCGCCGCCTGCCCAAACATCTTCAACAAAGACAACTTCTTCTCTCTTTATTCCAAACTGATCAGTCAATAATCTATAATCCAAATCAACGCACTCGTCTTTCCAGTATCCGTCTCCCTCTGGAATACTATGCTGTCCAATCATACAGAAACTCGAAAAGTGTCGTCCTGTAACTCCGACATTCTCTAAATCCTTGAATCTCAAACAAGTCTGCGGAACTACCAATGGGTTTGCAGGAAACTCAAAGACTACCTTTGAACCCATTACTCTTTGAAAGTCAACAACTGATGCAATAGTAAAGAACAAGTCGTCTCGCCATCTGCACACTACAGGATATCTGCTCACTGACTTGTGATTGTTTTTTACAAAAAACTCTTCGACTTGTCTCCAAGCTTGAGTGTAATCAAATCTCTTTGTAGTTGGGGGATTTCCAATAAATGAATAAGTGTCAGCTCCATCATCAGGACACAAATCTCGTCCTGAATCAAGAGTCCAAAAGAATCTGTGGCATTTTGTGCATGACTTTCTGACAAATCCTTGTTCTGCAAATAGCTTGACATTATAATATCTGTCAGGATCTGCTGAAAATTCTTTTAGAATCTCTTTTTTATCCAACGATGAAGCCTGCCCTATCCCGATATTAAGAATTGTCGATTAATAATACATTAAATAGAATACTTGGGTCACTCTTTTCATGTTTGGCAAGAAACCTACTCTCAAAGAAGGGGTTCACATATTTTCAGTCAAAAAGAATGGTGAATTCAACGACTTTATCTTTGGTGTAGTTACCGGAGTTGATGGACGAAAAGTAGGAATCAACGGAGTCATTGTAAATCCAATTGGTCTCAAAAACAAGATTGCACAAGGAAAAACAGGTGAGCGCTCCCGTGAAATTCTAGAACATCCGACTCCAGACAATGTAGTTCTTGCATTGGTGTATAGAGTGGAGCATGAAAATTACACTGCAGTTTTAGATCTAGATGTTGACAAGTGTGATATCTTGCCACCAAAAATTTACGACATGCTAGATGGATGGATTCGACATTCATTGCCTGAATTAATCAATGCAGTTTTGTCACTGCCACCAGGTGCAGAACGTGATGAGGCAAAGCGAGTACTTCGAAATAGAAAGGATACTCTGATTGACAAAAATCTCAAAAGAACACTTTATGCTGTCTGCCGGAGTCTAAAGATTCTAAACTGAGTTTTCTAGGCGTAATTTCTCCATAGTTTTATATTATGCCCCAAGAAAATCTCGATACAATGGAATATGTTTACGCTGCTTTACTTCTTCACAAACTAGACAAAGAAGTCAACGAAGCAAACCTCACATCAGTTGTCAAAGCATCTGGTGCAGAAGTTAATGATGCTCAAGTTAAAGCACTGGTAGCAGCCCTAGCCGATGTTAACATCGATGAGGCAGTCAAAGCCGCACCTGTAGCAGTTGCAGCAGCAGCCGCCCCAGCAGAGGCAGCAGCCGGTGGTGAAGCAAAGAAAGAAGAAGCACCAAAAGAAGAAGGCAAGACCGAAGAAGCAGCCATGGAAGGATTATCCTCACTATTTGGCTAAGCAACTTTACTTTTTTCAATTTAATTTTTAATTTCTAAAATTAGATCCGATCTTTTTCATTAATCTTAATTAGTAATCTTTGTGCCACAGTATTGTTTGGTAGATTTTTCTTTTCCAATTGATGGCTTTATCAGCATTTTAGATTACTTGGGTACAATTGCATTTGCTGTAACTGGAGCTTCCAAGGCAATCTC
It encodes:
- the leuS gene encoding leucine--tRNA ligase produces the protein MEINWNEIESKWRNKWIENKDFETEPNDKPKKFITVAYPYPNSPQHIGHGRTYTLADVHARFYRMKGYNVLFPMGFHYTGTPVLGMAKRIESGEKEILDGLRNIYHVPEEDIKTFVEPIKIADYFHEEIKSGMIEMGYSIDWRREFTTIVPGYQKFIEWQITTLKENGKIIQGSHPVGWCPKDNNPVSQHDTMGDVEPKIDDKNYLVKFQFGDLVFPITTLRPETIFGITNFWVNPNVTYKKVTVDGEKWIVSEECAHKLKFFEKEVSVDGDIPGSQLIDRFVTSHNGNEIPILPADFVESGMGTGLVMSVPAHAPKDYQALTDLKAKKHKLASKIDPIPIITTEGYGVIPAKEICEKMGVANQIDQKLDEATNELYNKEFTTGKLNERCGEFQGIKVEFGRDKVREWLESNEHLEKFPVLENGPVRCRCGAECVVKILSNQWFLNYGDEDWKALARKCFDEMNILPNKIKTEFHDVVSWLHERACARQQGLGTKLPWDKDWIVESLSDSVIYMAYYTISRFVNEGKVNPENLTRELFDFILLDIGDLDSAAKSSQLSENLVSAMKKEFTYFYPVDSRHSGRDLVQNHLTFFVLNHVAIFEKKYWPQEIVVNGSVMMDGAKMSKSMGNIIPLRTAIREHGADPIRLAIISSAELLQDADFNMESVSGIQGKLQSLLDDCSKVKQGEIGNLEPEDRWILSKTQNLIGQVTDAVEKMRLREALHDILFSFESDLSWYNKRVQAKGRENNSAILYKINSDRVAMLSPFAPHVAEEMWVALGNNELVSKSAWPEFSKGLVDATAIQSEELLKSTIDDIANILKVTKITPKKIVIYVNSDEMKSKVYRKVLGIMVGGQNNMGVVMKELIADPETTAAKKMPDFIQKVIKDLHSESEEIKQMKLESDSFDEKEFLKSELSSIGKKEFGVEILVYSESDSDIYDPKGKARHARPFKPAILIE
- the rpl12p gene encoding 50S ribosomal protein P1, whose amino-acid sequence is MEYVYAALLLHKLDKEVNEANLTSVVKASGAEVNDAQVKALVAALADVNIDEAVKAAPVAVAAAAAPAEAAAGGEAKKEEAPKEEGKTEEAAMEGLSSLFG
- a CDS encoding HAD family phosphatase; translation: MTISCVLFDLGGVIINWHNRWFIEEISQQFNLKQEELNQQFNANLKDISTGVIAEKEFWQRIGEQLKSEELRDTQESLLDKVFRKHMSFNDKMFELSKNLEKNGITVGTLSNTEHVTYSVVEDLSSLNHFKHKFLSYKIGHLKPEPQIYEHVIENIPFQKEELFFIDDLKSNVESAKKSGIDAVQYTDFDKLLEQCKNRDLV
- the alaS gene encoding alanine--tRNA ligase — its product is MDKKEILKEFSADPDRYYNVKLFAEQGFVRKSCTKCHRFFWTLDSGRDLCPDDGADTYSFIGNPPTTKRFDYTQAWRQVEEFFVKNNHKSVSRYPVVCRWRDDLFFTIASVVDFQRVMGSKVVFEFPANPLVVPQTCLRFKDLENVGVTGRHFSSFCMIGQHSIPEGDGYWKDECVDLDYRLLTDQFGIKREEVVFVEDVWAGGGSFGPSLEYFVNGLELGNAVFTEFQGELGQHTTLDQRVIDMGAGLERFAWITMGTPTAYDCCFGPINQKLFNRIGIDSDSEILRKYFTEIAKALDDFEDLNDVRRHAIKKAGLTDDQLNKMITPLEGIYLIADHLRTLIFAITDGALPSNVGGGYNLRMMLRRINATISKLNLKLDIDDLIDTHIDYLKDTYPELDEKREDVKKILKIEAGRYEDSKVHMKKKAEKIREKGVPSVDELITLYESDGITPEYLKEVNAIDEIPSSFYSKLSDLHQSEKKKAIAELPLDDLPETETLFYKDDPMEFDAKVIKVFDDHVVLDRTSFYARGGGQEPDHGTIAGFKVTNVDKHAHVIVHKLQGGVPKEGETVKCIVDQTRRANITKNHTSTHIINASSRGVLGSWIWQHSAFKDDDHARLDITHHSSLTDEQVKQIENAANKMVKENLTVNIDYFDRGTAEQTYGFRIYQGGVVPVKSVRIVSIEDKDVEACGGTHVKKTGDIELIKITKTKRIQDGVVRLEFVSGPNAFEYVKNQEIVLKQKEQEAKDKAELEKRREENKQKAREQIPILLEKILAGESGDMDGISIKNKLCFTSSENYDEYFHLNFGKKLVAKDNTSAFCGIFEAGPTVRIMVYAGEQSGVNAGVIAKEIAAILGGSGGGDAKFAQGGGKDTSKMEQAIAKAKSMILG